TGCGGGCGTTCGTGCATGAACCGATGAACACGCGGTCGAGCTTCACGTCGGTGAGCGACTCACCGCCAGCAAGTCCCATGTACTCGAGGGCCTGCTCAGTGGTCTTCTGCTCGGTCGCGTCTGTGAAATCAGCAGGCGTGGGGACTTTCGCATCGACGGCCGTGACTTGTCCCGGGTTAGTTCCCCAAGTGACCTGCGGAGCAATGTATGCTGCATCGTAGACGAGCGAGTTGTCGTAGGAGGCCCCCTCATCACTGGGTAGTTCACTCCACTTTGCAACCGCCGCTTCAAAATCTGCGGGAACGAACTCCCGACCGCGAAGATAATCGTAGGTCACCTGATCGGGGGCAATCATCCCCGCACGGGCGCCGGCTTCAATGGACATGTTGCAAACCGTCATGCGGTTTTCCATCGTCAAAGCCCGAATCGCTTCGCCGGTGTATTCAATGCAGTATCCGGTTCCGCCACTGGTTGTGATCTGTCCGATCAGATAGAGCACGATATCTTTGGCGGTCACGCCGCGACCGACCTGACCATCAACACGGAGTTCAAGTGTCTTTGGTTTGTATTGCAGGAGCGTCTGGGTGGCGAGGACGTGTTCGACTTCGCTCGTTCCAATTCCAAAGGCCAGTGCCCCAAAAGCTCCGTGTGTCGAGGTATGGCTATCGCCACAGACGATTGTCATCCCGGGTTGGGTGTAGCCCATTTCTGGGCCAATCACATGGACGATTCCCTGACGCACATCGTTCAAATCGTAGTACTGGACGCCAAACTCCGCACAATTATCTCGCAGGGTATCGATCTGCTGCTTGGAGATCGGATCGGCAATCGGCAGACTGCGATCACTGGTCGGAACATTGTGGTCGGCGGTGGCAACGGTACGCTCAGGTCGACGCACCTGCCGACCGGCGAGCCTCAGACCCTCAAAAGCTTGCGGGCTGGTGACCTCGTGCACGAGATGCAAGTCGATGTAGAGAATCGTCTGACGGCCCTCTTCGGCGTGGACAACGTGGTTGTCCCAGATCTTCTCAAACAACGTACGGGGGCGTGGGGTAGCGGACATATCTCTAGGCCTCAAATCAACTGTCATTGCGAGCTAACGACTACTGCCTGTGCCGTAGTGTTGTAGCGAGCCCTGCATTCTACGAAGAACTCAAGGCTCGCGAAAGCCGCTCTCTACGGCGAGCTAATCACTAGAAGAGAGCCGCGTCGCAAGGTGAGGTTCGCCGGATGATCAGACCGCTGCCAATTCTTGCACCTGCTTGGCGAGTGCTTTCCGCTTCGGACAGCCATAATCTCGCCACCAATCGGCTGCATCTGCAACGGTCCAGGTGGGCTCGCTCGGCACATCTTCCAGGGCGGCAAGTAGAGACTGCACATCCTGAAAACGGTCCTCGGGCTGTTTTTCTAAACAGCGGAGGATGACTTCTTCCAGCTCGATAGGAAGCTCGGGGCGGACTTCACGCGGAGGGACGGGGTTTTCCGACGCATGGGCAACCATGACCCGCAACGGTTGCTCGTACTCAAAAAGTGGCTTGCCAGTCGCCATGTAGTACATCACGGCACCTAAGGAGTAGATGTCGCTCCGCTCATCAACGTTAGGGCTGCCGGTGGACTGCTCAGGAGACATAAACAGCGGTGAGCCGGTAATCGCCCCCGCGGCAGTCAGCCCTGAATCATTCAAATCACTGGTGGGTTTGGCCAGACCAAAGTCAAGCAGCTTAGCCACGTCGAAACGGCCACCTCGATACGCACAGTAAATGTTCGCCGGTTTGATATCACGATGCACCAGACCTTGCTCGTGGGCCTCACCGAGTGCTTCGGCCACTTGATTCATCAAGTAAACGATTCGTGACGGTGGAAGTGCACCATGGATCTCGATGAGTTCTCCCAGGTTATGCCCGGGAAGAAACTCCATCACATAGTAAAAGGTGCCATCTTCTGTGCGACCGTAATCATAAATGTCGATCGAATTCCAATGCGAGAGCTTGGCCGTTGCACGCACCTCGCGCTCAAACCTCGCCAAGACCTGCGGATCGCCCGCCTTCTCAGGACGAATGACTTTGATTGCACAGGGGCGCTTCATCATTTCGTGCTCAGCCAAATAGACCTCGCCCATGCCGCCAGAACCGAGCATTTGCTTGAGACGGTATTGGCCCAACTGCTTGGCGACGAACGCTTCACGTCGTAAAGTGCCGATGGTATGCACCCCCACGACGGCAACCAGAGACGTCAGCACCGCCATGATGGCATGCTCGGTAAAGACGCCCCGGAAAGCTTGCATGCGGGCGAGCTCCATGAACTCGGGCGATTGAGCGGCAACGATACCAAGCACAACGAGTGGTGCTACCGCAAGCGAGCCAACGACGGCTGCTGCCCGCTGCCAAGTGTTGGGGATAAACAGGGCATAGCAGAAGATCAGAAACTCCCACGGCCCGAAAATGCTCGGCACATGGGTGTGTCCAGCAAGAGCCG
The genomic region above belongs to Lacipirellulaceae bacterium and contains:
- the leuC gene encoding 3-isopropylmalate dehydratase large subunit — translated: MSATPRPRTLFEKIWDNHVVHAEEGRQTILYIDLHLVHEVTSPQAFEGLRLAGRQVRRPERTVATADHNVPTSDRSLPIADPISKQQIDTLRDNCAEFGVQYYDLNDVRQGIVHVIGPEMGYTQPGMTIVCGDSHTSTHGAFGALAFGIGTSEVEHVLATQTLLQYKPKTLELRVDGQVGRGVTAKDIVLYLIGQITTSGGTGYCIEYTGEAIRALTMENRMTVCNMSIEAGARAGMIAPDQVTYDYLRGREFVPADFEAAVAKWSELPSDEGASYDNSLVYDAAYIAPQVTWGTNPGQVTAVDAKVPTPADFTDATEQKTTEQALEYMGLAGGESLTDVKLDRVFIGSCTNARIEDLRAAAAIAKGHKVASNVNAMVVPGSGQVKKQAEEEGLDQIFKEAGFDWREAGCSMCLAMNPDKLAPGERCASTSNRNFEGRQGKGGRTHLVSPEMAAAAAVSGHFVDVRDWN
- a CDS encoding serine/threonine-protein kinase: MPEQPGSNDETIIKQPNQALLDQSAGQQDDSLLQSARRRVALVAETGPQMSGETRSLLRRRLRILAVVLCGGFATFLLWRVLMVPKGGFGETGSLTTLYAHISATVVTGLCAWKLCAKCDLCLKSLRIAELLILASSAVFFFILSYERLQLSATALAGHTHVPSIFGPWEFLIFCYALFIPNTWQRAAAVVGSLAVAPLVVLGIVAAQSPEFMELARMQAFRGVFTEHAIMAVLTSLVAVVGVHTIGTLRREAFVAKQLGQYRLKQMLGSGGMGEVYLAEHEMMKRPCAIKVIRPEKAGDPQVLARFEREVRATAKLSHWNSIDIYDYGRTEDGTFYYVMEFLPGHNLGELIEIHGALPPSRIVYLMNQVAEALGEAHEQGLVHRDIKPANIYCAYRGGRFDVAKLLDFGLAKPTSDLNDSGLTAAGAITGSPLFMSPEQSTGSPNVDERSDIYSLGAVMYYMATGKPLFEYEQPLRVMVAHASENPVPPREVRPELPIELEEVILRCLEKQPEDRFQDVQSLLAALEDVPSEPTWTVADAADWWRDYGCPKRKALAKQVQELAAV